The window TGAAGAAACGACGACAGTCATGCAGACAGGGGATTATAACGAGGGCGCGGTTCCATACTTCGACGTGGGAGTTGACGGAGGCGGAGGAGGAGGGATAGCCAATCCTCAGTATCTCCAGGTTGTCGATACAGGCGCCAGCTATGATGCCGGGGACCTTTCCAATACGAGATCGGATCCGGGGTATCCTGCCGATCCTACGATACCAAATCCTTCCCACAGGAAAATCTATCTCTATAAAACCACAGGCTCATGGGGCGGAAGTGGTGATTATAAGAGCTGTGATGATGTTGCGAGTGGCGGCTATACACACGGACAGGTTGTATCGGCAACGGCTCTCGGAAACGCTTCCGATGTGGATCCCAGCTATGGTGAAGGATGGTACTTCTATGACTCCAACGATAACCCATGGAAGATTGATGGCGTTGCGAAAGGGGCGAAGCTTCTGTTCTACGATGATTATATTACTCCTGCTTCAGGAGCCTGTGATGAAGGAGGCAGCCCAACCAAATCTTTCTATGGCGGAACGCCAGGAAGCGGTATCCTTGGTGATGGTTATTCCAATGGCGCTAGAGGCACCAACTACAGCTTTGGCTCAGATAGCCAGGTTTACGATGCGCACCCGCAGCAGATCGATGAATTTCTGTTTGAGAATCAAGAAGCGATGGTATTCATATCGGCGGGCAATTCAAGCTCCGATACAAATGCCGATGGGACGGCCGACGAAAGGACGATTGGCAGTCCGGCCAACAGTAAGAATGCCATCGTAGTCGGAGGTTCAGGCAATGCCGGTTATACTAACTGGAGAGCCGATTTCTCGAGCGTCGGTCCAGTAGGATCGACAAGCAAGCCGAGGGTTGCTCCTCTGCTAATGGCTCCCGCCGTCGATTATGGCCTGCAGGGTATCTCGTCAGAATATTCCTGCAAGAGCCAGGATAACGATCAGACCGGCACCGTTGTTTGCAATAGTACAAACAATAACAGCGGGACCAGCTTCTCTTCGCCGGCGGCAATGGGAGCTTCTGCCATCGTCAGGGATTACTTCGCTCAGGGGTTCTATCCTGACGGAACATCATCCGATGCGGGAAACGACGCCGACAAGGTACCGGTCATTTCAGGAGCTCTTGTTAAAGCCATCCTCATAGCTTCTGCCGAATTCATGGATGGCGCCTATATCTCGAAGAAATACAGATTCAATAACGAAATAGGGTACGGTCGAATCGAGTTGCGCAATGTCCTCCCGCTCATAACGGATCCCTCGACCCCCGTAGGCCTCATCATCGATGATCAGGGATTATCAACAGGCCAGGGTATATCACCAAATGATTCTGTCATAATTGAGTTCCAGGTCACGGATACGACCATTCCTCTGAAAGCCGCCGTAGCCTGGATCGATGGTACGAGCACGAGCCCTTACGGTGAAGATCTCATCAACGATCTTGATCTCGAGCTATGGTTTGACTCCAATGGCAACGGATCCCTGGATTCGAACGAGCATCTCTACTGGGGGAACTACTTCACTGAAGACAAGGACAAAGATGGTACGCTCGACTCAGGCGAAGACAACGACGGCGACGGCACGATAGACCAGAGCGAATGGTCGCTCGAGGTCAAGAATAGCGGTGCGAATGCCTCCAGAGATACCTTCAACGTGAATGAAGGAATATTCGTTTCCACGAGTGACCTGGCCAGAGACAACAACAGCGATGGCACCATCGATGAGGAGCTATCAGGAACGTGGATACTGAAGATCAGTGCCAAATTGGCTAATCTCGAAGCGCAAAAGTATGCGGCCGCCATTGCGGGAGGATGCGTTGCTGGAAGCAGCATCAGATTCGATAAGAGCCCGGTTGTCTGCAACGACATCGTCCACGTGATCGTCAATGAGGTGGACGAGGCAGGCGATCCCGGAAGCGGCCTTACTCCCAGCGTGATCAGCGGAAGAACGACTGTTTACGTCATCGATCCAGGACCGGACCGTCAGATTGATACCACCGACGACGTTACGGTAGATACCGAAACAGGGATCTCTTTCATCCAGCAAGGCGCGGCGCTGAAATTCAAGTCTGAGGATCTCCCGACATCCAGCTCTTCGACGCAGGGCAATAACAACGGGATTCTGGATCTGGAAGATGGGTACTACTTGAAGGCAGTATATCAGGATGTTTCTGACCAGAGATTCTCCATGATTAAAGCGGACTGCACGGTAAGGTTGCAGAGCGGAACAAAGATCTGGCAGTGGGGCAGAAACTACGCTTACTACCTGGACGGAGGTTGCGAAGTCAACGGCATAGGCAGGTCCTTGCCCGACAAATACCCGGATAAAGAAGAAAAAATCGTTTACTGGATCGCCATTCTCAACGGCGAAGGAACAGACCTTGTCGATCTCGAAGCCGAATTGAGAGCCGTTGTGCCTGATTCAGACAACAATGATGATCCAGGAAGATTGAATAACAGTCTATCATCCTTTATAAACATCCTGAATCCGCAAAAAGTCGTTGGAAAGCTCGATTCCGGCTCAGCCATGATAATACCATTCGAGATCGAAGTCGTAGGAAATCCGACTTTCCCATCGGACAAAATCGAAATGGTTCTTGGTATCAGCGCAACCAAGAATGGAAAGTCGGTAAAGGAGTACCAGGCATTCTCACATCAACTCGATGCAGACGACGAGGTTCTCCACTTCTCAACGGATTTCCCGACGGGTGGAACGGTCACCAAAGATTACGACAACAACGAGTATGTCGGGCCACTCGATACAGGAAAGAAGCAGGGTGGACAGCTCGATGCTCCTGGAGAGGATTTTGACCTCTGGTATGAGAGAGTCCAGTTCGACGACATGACAACCACCGCATATGGCGGCGGAAACCCAGGCTTCAATGGTCCCTGGGACTTTAACACCAACGGGGAAGATTTCCGGACAGGCATTCACCCGAAATCAACAGAGGGAACCAACTATATAACGAACTGGGGAGAAGATAAAAACTTTAATGATATTCTAGACACGGGCGAAGACAGGGAGCCCGCTGACGATACACTCAGCCAGAACTGGGCCAACAAAGGAGGTTGCGGATTCCAGACCAAAGGATCCGAGCCAGAAGCATGGAAGGGTGGTGCATGGCATACAGGAACAATATTCAATGACCAGCAAACAGGACAAGTAGGATGTCTCACACCAACGAAACCAGGAGGAGCAATAAAATGCCAGCCCTATGAAACAAGATCTGGAACAAACAATGCGGATTACTGGAAGGAATTCCTCAAGACGCCGGACATCAATAAGGTCCATGTCAATAACGATGCCAATGGATTCTCGTACTACGTTGAATTCGGTTACGATGCCGTCCAGTGGAACCAGCAGGTCGATCTTAACGATACGCTGACGGTTGTCACCTGGGAACTCGATACAGATACGGAATCAGACGATGAAATCAGCTTCATCGATGACTGGGTATTCAACGGCTTCTCGGGAAAGATGGGGCTCAAGTCCGGTGGTAACGGAAACTTGATCGACGGCTTCTCTGCCTTTGCTCCATCAAACGCAGTGGGCGATCAGACAAACGGGACCGTCGGCAATAACAGAGTGGGAAGAAGAGGATGCGCCTTTGAAGACCTCACCGCGGACCAGCGAGACCAACCTCATGGACTTGCCAAACCGCCGGATGATGATGCTGATAACGATTGCGACTGGGACAGCAACGGCGACGGCACGATCAACAGCAGTGACTGCGACGGCTCCACGGATGAATTCGTAACGGCCAATGGACCCTACAAGAACTTCGGCACCGGCTGGCCCAGGACAAATGGACTCCGGCCCGGAGAAACCTTCGAAGACTATTACGGCGATTCCGGAAAGAAGTTTGCAGCCGCCTTCGGTTTCTGGGTATATGAAGGGAGCCAGTCCAATACACCAGTAGGAAATGGTTATGGATTAGCCATTGACGACGTTGCAATTGAATGGGACGAGATGCATCCCATCGCCGATCAGACGGATTGCAGCACGAACGGACAGTGCGCCTCGATGTCAATCAAGACCATCTACATGTATGAAGGCCTGTCTCTGGTTCCTGTAAGCATACTGGACGTCAATGCCGAAACCACACAGGGCGTGGGTCCAACCTGGGATAAGGATGACACATCCTCGGTTGACATACAGGATGCCGACAGTGATGGTCTCAAAGAAATCAGGATACTTGCCTACTCGGAAGCCGAGCCGAATG is drawn from Acidobacteriota bacterium and contains these coding sequences:
- a CDS encoding MopE-related protein, which gives rise to MQNRYSFWRIFSVILALIALSITTFSAAEENVPDVKKKLNSSSSGTISVTVGNTNQAKPNDSGATTASVTAGNSAEDPNKVIMKKPVLYQRSNYVWPYLTGPYYGEVPPEFVSSPYYLKTMVGSFDTRSGLFDIPGELKKGILLQTTDTMQYFIAQFNPDYFDYGKFEVTRKEFENLGVQFFDYLSNRAHIVLLNSSNYPIVASSPKIQFLEPYHPALKIAPNVGKIPLPDPVAAISPVYSLVVMLFPNEPAIVASQKISQMGGMIKFVYGNTIYVDIDRSKIGEIASLEAVRGVFEVAPHFPHGEETTTVMQTGDYNEGAVPYFDVGVDGGGGGGIANPQYLQVVDTGASYDAGDLSNTRSDPGYPADPTIPNPSHRKIYLYKTTGSWGGSGDYKSCDDVASGGYTHGQVVSATALGNASDVDPSYGEGWYFYDSNDNPWKIDGVAKGAKLLFYDDYITPASGACDEGGSPTKSFYGGTPGSGILGDGYSNGARGTNYSFGSDSQVYDAHPQQIDEFLFENQEAMVFISAGNSSSDTNADGTADERTIGSPANSKNAIVVGGSGNAGYTNWRADFSSVGPVGSTSKPRVAPLLMAPAVDYGLQGISSEYSCKSQDNDQTGTVVCNSTNNNSGTSFSSPAAMGASAIVRDYFAQGFYPDGTSSDAGNDADKVPVISGALVKAILIASAEFMDGAYISKKYRFNNEIGYGRIELRNVLPLITDPSTPVGLIIDDQGLSTGQGISPNDSVIIEFQVTDTTIPLKAAVAWIDGTSTSPYGEDLINDLDLELWFDSNGNGSLDSNEHLYWGNYFTEDKDKDGTLDSGEDNDGDGTIDQSEWSLEVKNSGANASRDTFNVNEGIFVSTSDLARDNNSDGTIDEELSGTWILKISAKLANLEAQKYAAAIAGGCVAGSSIRFDKSPVVCNDIVHVIVNEVDEAGDPGSGLTPSVISGRTTVYVIDPGPDRQIDTTDDVTVDTETGISFIQQGAALKFKSEDLPTSSSSTQGNNNGILDLEDGYYLKAVYQDVSDQRFSMIKADCTVRLQSGTKIWQWGRNYAYYLDGGCEVNGIGRSLPDKYPDKEEKIVYWIAILNGEGTDLVDLEAELRAVVPDSDNNDDPGRLNNSLSSFINILNPQKVVGKLDSGSAMIIPFEIEVVGNPTFPSDKIEMVLGISATKNGKSVKEYQAFSHQLDADDEVLHFSTDFPTGGTVTKDYDNNEYVGPLDTGKKQGGQLDAPGEDFDLWYERVQFDDMTTTAYGGGNPGFNGPWDFNTNGEDFRTGIHPKSTEGTNYITNWGEDKNFNDILDTGEDREPADDTLSQNWANKGGCGFQTKGSEPEAWKGGAWHTGTIFNDQQTGQVGCLTPTKPGGAIKCQPYETRSGTNNADYWKEFLKTPDINKVHVNNDANGFSYYVEFGYDAVQWNQQVDLNDTLTVVTWELDTDTESDDEISFIDDWVFNGFSGKMGLKSGGNGNLIDGFSAFAPSNAVGDQTNGTVGNNRVGRRGCAFEDLTADQRDQPHGLAKPPDDDADNDCDWDSNGDGTINSSDCDGSTDEFVTANGPYKNFGTGWPRTNGLRPGETFEDYYGDSGKKFAAAFGFWVYEGSQSNTPVGNGYGLAIDDVAIEWDEMHPIADQTDCSTNGQCASMSIKTIYMYEGLSLVPVSILDVNAETTQGVGPTWDKDDTSSVDIQDADSDGLKEIRILAYSEAEPNGEYFWLEQKASGSFEYTGNVPISTGFDEDGVIFVKVDGTDLPTLYIKYVDKSDGVHVYNHGTDGCPGKCGVDDDKYGPDGAPGSKDYDDDGDGTVDEADEWCMGPGGTPVGDDDCDNLTDEADEHCPLAGGGYLRPYGDDNCGCPINPIFYGSSISYPVGRMSVELVTIVDDNGDHDGFADQNETVTMEVTLRNLARAEGEFIDLTNVVAKIQASDLNNDGTINVDCITDSSGSYGDIPKREARTNSTDRFQFQVKDVNRSGVYQDLDAEFLLTVTSNEIDGTYMPLKITVPLDLDASGGSADHITWTAGFESGESKFEFVRVAAADGQRCQYNDPANPNSNSYGRENCNIDTVFLDQDWHIHDTSASIPSNSRRAYLGSNSLHWGYHENPASASGDTEHLAEMNIARTINHINLGLNDATNKAILSFKQQCSLLDSRGTNTPWMETADRAVVMVARTDASGNVQGNWIKIFPFTNVYNFQGTDNFVNCLFDPTDDGSTEDDFFPNSLRLGPSSTCFPEFAFSWMGETNYRATFDPEDTGNGDGPGLQGSSGPGTWVESKFNLERLQGYRIKLRFLATSIENYPMQTGTQLGYSEPYTWFDDGWYIDDVKITNTVTTAFTMSPDADTPPAATCPLDPSQNCTTITPDIKCADDGVDNDQDGTIDETGEDNCKLLAPGHKVTLTSSGTSADKCVDGTFQYQWWIDNDGDGTIEGTDTMLYDWSDRYYYFDAPTADTWYCVKAVCSSDKETCIDTACVLVDVYEGCFAEICDGLDNDCDGTVDNGLTFDVDADGHSTPDSCAGTKDDCDDNDNTVYPGATEICDSKDNDCDVTIDEGALPLKVTGLAFLSKNKNTFGWNAALCGTAYDTVKGDLKLLRSTKGDFSTTVTGCLENDDTDTQATDTNNPPANGEGFYYLTRAVNSYGNGTYNTETAKQIGDRDAEINSDPESCP